From Acidobacteriota bacterium, one genomic window encodes:
- a CDS encoding patatin-like phospholipase family protein, whose protein sequence is MAREAYGVFEGGGVKGIALVGALKAAEELGFTFRAVAGTSAGAIVASLVAAGYTADELRLILMEKDFKDFMDPVASGITGWIPGSNFAKAWNAMGLYKGDHFHDWMREKLSWKIFGNKRKSPTFNDLLEKTGIPLKVVTIELISQKVRAFESHRNETMHVADAVRMSMSIPFFFVPYRRGSEMYVDGGVLSNFPAWVFKKVQDIEPLPVLGFRFEPDSSDLITNVWELSLALIGTIQKIGEQLLNEDTPNITPVNLPTLGIGTTDFDLTDTDKENLYQWGYERAQGSLLDSFPPTP, encoded by the coding sequence ATGGCACGCGAAGCTTACGGCGTTTTTGAAGGCGGCGGGGTCAAAGGCATTGCCCTGGTCGGAGCACTCAAAGCAGCGGAAGAACTTGGGTTCACCTTTCGTGCCGTCGCGGGCACCTCCGCCGGGGCTATCGTCGCGTCACTGGTCGCAGCCGGATACACGGCTGATGAACTGCGGCTCATCTTGATGGAAAAGGATTTCAAAGATTTTATGGACCCGGTTGCCAGTGGCATAACCGGCTGGATCCCAGGGTCAAATTTCGCGAAAGCGTGGAATGCGATGGGGTTGTATAAGGGTGACCATTTCCACGATTGGATGCGTGAAAAACTTTCCTGGAAAATCTTTGGCAATAAGAGGAAATCACCTACATTCAATGATTTGCTTGAAAAAACGGGCATTCCACTCAAAGTAGTAACCATTGAACTCATCAGCCAGAAAGTGCGAGCCTTTGAAAGCCACCGCAATGAAACAATGCATGTTGCGGATGCAGTACGGATGTCAATGAGTATTCCTTTTTTCTTTGTCCCGTATCGACGTGGAAGTGAAATGTATGTTGATGGCGGCGTCCTCAGTAATTTCCCAGCCTGGGTCTTTAAAAAAGTTCAAGACATTGAGCCATTACCTGTCCTTGGATTTCGTTTTGAACCTGATAGCTCAGATTTGATAACCAACGTCTGGGAACTCAGTTTGGCTCTTATTGGGACAATCCAGAAAATCGGAGAACAACTTTTGAATGAGGATACCCCAAATATCACTCCCGTTAACCTACCCACTCTTGGAATTGGCACAACCGACTTTGATTTGACGGATACTGATAAGGAGAATTTGTACCAGTGGGGATATGAACGAGCACAAGGTAGTTTGTTGGATTCCTTTCCACCCACACCATAA